The Sphingobacterium bambusae genome includes a window with the following:
- a CDS encoding TPM domain-containing protein: MHTLLIFRRDIRRYLLLLTPLLWMCSPALGQYTVSSLPHPMEHDKNAYVSNPDGILSAGTLEQINTISRAIEERSGSEYAVVVINDFEGLDIFEFALSVFKTWGIGKNGADNGLLLVVAKDRREYRFVSGYGLEGIFPDVYVHRMGEKYLVPNFRNGDYDAGVLEVSRAVEQALLADDVQAELERMMPEARPYMSFRNENFLFALSVIALYAILYFWLDRSGGKWKGALKYEKKQGCTGWFAYVLLSIPAAGFTLLFLMLFFAVFLNDMERLFQASGIPYLLALCGSYVLLFKIYEIRGQIKKSFLDEENKLKALQQFQRAAIVPYLFSPLMLFSFFALLRKYRKTAVRFAAPDDSGNWERQNRDVVDLKTFKSYLSAGQLKEESLETKFYEVWINKLTKERRVLSWDGKSTHAVCPSCGFKTYKLRDSKTLKAATYSSTGLRKLFNRCAFCKHNEDLGTETIPKKTRSSSSSGGSSGGGWSGGGSSSSGGGSFGGGSSGGGGAGGRW, translated from the coding sequence ATGCATACGCTTCTAATCTTTCGCCGAGATATACGGCGCTATCTTCTTCTGCTCACGCCTTTGCTATGGATGTGCAGTCCTGCGTTGGGGCAATACACGGTGTCTTCGCTCCCGCACCCTATGGAGCATGATAAAAATGCCTATGTCAGTAATCCGGATGGAATTCTCTCTGCAGGTACGCTGGAGCAGATCAACACGATATCCCGAGCTATTGAAGAACGATCGGGCAGTGAGTATGCTGTTGTGGTGATCAATGACTTTGAAGGTCTGGATATTTTTGAGTTTGCGCTATCGGTCTTTAAGACTTGGGGAATTGGGAAGAACGGCGCAGATAACGGATTGTTGCTCGTCGTGGCAAAAGATCGACGTGAATATCGGTTTGTGTCTGGCTATGGTCTAGAAGGAATTTTTCCGGATGTATATGTGCATCGGATGGGCGAGAAGTATCTTGTGCCGAATTTTCGAAACGGTGATTACGACGCAGGAGTGCTGGAAGTATCACGAGCGGTGGAGCAGGCCTTGTTGGCCGATGATGTGCAAGCCGAATTGGAGCGGATGATGCCAGAAGCTAGACCTTATATGAGCTTCCGTAATGAAAATTTTCTCTTTGCTCTGTCTGTCATCGCGCTGTATGCTATTCTCTATTTTTGGTTAGATCGATCGGGAGGGAAGTGGAAAGGGGCGCTGAAATATGAAAAGAAACAAGGCTGCACAGGCTGGTTCGCTTATGTGTTGCTTAGTATTCCTGCTGCGGGCTTTACCTTGCTATTCTTGATGTTGTTTTTCGCGGTGTTTCTCAACGATATGGAAAGGCTGTTCCAAGCGTCGGGAATTCCATACCTGTTGGCTCTTTGTGGGAGCTATGTGCTACTGTTTAAGATATACGAAATTCGAGGACAAATCAAGAAGTCGTTTCTCGACGAGGAAAACAAACTCAAAGCGCTCCAACAATTCCAACGGGCAGCGATCGTGCCTTACCTGTTCTCTCCTTTGATGTTATTTAGCTTCTTTGCTTTGTTGCGGAAATATCGGAAGACGGCAGTACGTTTTGCTGCGCCCGATGATAGTGGGAACTGGGAACGGCAAAACAGAGATGTGGTGGATTTAAAGACTTTCAAAAGTTACTTGAGCGCCGGGCAGCTTAAAGAAGAGTCGTTGGAAACCAAATTTTATGAGGTGTGGATCAATAAGCTGACCAAGGAAAGACGTGTATTGAGTTGGGATGGCAAGTCAACCCACGCCGTGTGCCCCTCTTGCGGTTTTAAAACATATAAATTGCGCGATTCTAAGACCCTCAAGGCTGCAACCTATAGCAGCACGGGACTGCGTAAGCTATTTAACCGATGTGCTTTTTGTAAGCACAATGAGGATCTTGGAACGGAAACGATTCCCAAGAAGACACGTAGCTCAAGCAGTAGCGGTGGATCCTCCGGAGGTGGATGGTCGGGCGGCGGTTCGTCTAGCAGCGGTGGGGGAAGCTTCGGTGGTGGATCTTCCGGCGGCGGTGGCGCAGGAGGACGATGGTAG